One Octopus sinensis linkage group LG20, ASM634580v1, whole genome shotgun sequence DNA window includes the following coding sequences:
- the LOC115222455 gene encoding calponin-1 has product MANRPRGFGLSADITRKMKKKYDVELEQQARVWIEGVIGEQLGEDSSVPLGETGFHQQLKDGVILCKLMNQLSPNSIRKVNTNKSAFYMMENIANFLKAIESYGVLKNDLFQTVDLYDNTNMLQVVNTLHALGRKARQKGYPGPCIGPKEAEKNERSFTDEQLMAGNNIISLQMGTNKGASQAGMNFGKSRSIVD; this is encoded by the exons ATGAAGAAAAAGTATGATGTAGAGTTAGAGCAGCAAGCCAGAGTTTGGATTGAAGGTGTTATTGGAGAACAGTTG GGAGAAGACAGTAGCGTACCACTTGGAGAAACTGGTTTTCATCAACAGTTGAAAGATGGAGTAATACTTTGCAA GTTAATGAATCAGTTATCTCCAAACAGCATTAGGAAGGTAAACACAAATAAATCTGCCTTTTACATGATGGAGAATATTGCAAACTTTTTAAAAGCCATCGAATCTTATGGTGTCCTGAAGAATGATCTATTTCAGACTGTTGATCTTTACGACAACACGAATATGCTACAAGTTGTTAATACTCTACATGCTTTAGGAAGaaag GCACGTCAGAAGGGATATCCTGGTCCATGTATAGGACCAAAGGAAGCAGAGAAAAATGAACGGAGTTTTACAGATGAACAGTTAATGGCTGGCAACAATATTATAAGTCTTCAAATGGGCACCAATAAAGGTGCTTCTCAAGCAGGAATGAATTTTGGCAAATCACGAAGCATTGTTGACTGA